The following are encoded together in the Rhizoctonia solani chromosome 10, complete sequence genome:
- a CDS encoding phosphotransferase enzyme family protein, protein MYNFKSPEGVLVYLKSTRFVAANVQLLSGGSSAFIYRVVLKSPLETGDKSIVIKHFEGYPSAYEPMKWGVERADHEYEALSAVATSGLFGSDSMVQLPRPLEYDQETHTIFMTDLGPLLPVVQILQQGHSNLTEFGGIHKFAETVGWALGDFVGRFHHWSALPEQAALRAYFALNPSVIRQSVDIHHLCLNLTADRFQIRETWMDDLVAKEQQEALTDGGVLVMGDCSLHNVLVSPPSEGRDMRIYLTDLEMARASYPEVDIGELTAMTVSITRLYSPSIERLFVASVHKAYHRHRDLDSRRMAIATGIDLMGLGTVAPWARDQDETKLKELALTGLELLRLSVKGDENSIRRNATLKHLFLPRS, encoded by the exons ATGTACAACTTCAAGTCCCCCGAAGGCGTTCTTGTGTACCTCAAGAGCACTCGTTTCGTTGCTGCTAATGTCCAGTTACTTTCGGGAGGCTCTTCGGCTTTCATCTACCGAGTTGTGCTCAAGAGTCCTTTGGAAACAGGGGATAAGTCCATCGTAATCAAACACTTCGAAGGCTACCCATCTGCTTACGAGCCCATGAAATGGGGTGTCGAGCGCGCA GACCATGAGTACGAAGCCCTTTCGGCAGTAGCCACTTCGGGACTATTTGGTTCAGACAGTATGGTTCAATTGCCTCGGCCCCTTGAATATGATCAAGAAACGCACACAATCTTTATGACCGACCTTGGCCCCCTTCTTCCTGTGGTCCAGATATTGCAACAAGGGCATTCAAATTTAACCGAATTCGGAGGGATACACAAGTTTGCTGAAACCGTTGGATGGGCTCTTGGTGACTTCGTCGGGCGCTTCCACCACTGGTCCGCACTTCCTGAACAAGCAGCGCTCCGCGCATATTTTGCGCTTAACCCAAGTGTGATTCGACAAAGCGTCGATATCCACCACTTATGCCTCAACTTGACCGCTGATCGGTTTCAAATACGTGAAACCTGGATGGATGATCTCGTTGCGAAGGAGCAACAGGAGGCCTTAACGGATGGCGGTGTCCTAGTCATGGGTGACTGCTCATTAC ATAATGTCTTGGTATCTCCGCCGTCAGAGGGTCGCGACATGCGTATATATCTTACTGATTTGGAGATGGCTCGAGCCAGTTATCCTGAAGTGGATATCGGGGAGTTGACAGCGATGACTGTATCAATTACGCGTCTTTATAGCCCCAGTATCGAACGCTTGTTCGTCGCATCTGTGCATAAAGCATATCATCGACATCGTGATCTCGATTCCAGGAGAATGGCAATCGCCACTGGGATTGACCTCATGGGCCTTGGTACTGTTGCGCCATGGGCCAGAGATCAGGATGAGACCAAACTCAAAGAGTTAGCCTTGACAGGGTTAGAACTCTTGAGATTATCTGTCAAGGGAGACGAGAATTCGATTAGAAGGAATGCCACCCTGAAGCATCTATTCTTGCCTCGGTCTTAG
- a CDS encoding mRNA-decapping enzyme subunit 1: MPHETSMSAASRKAWNLKVIQRHDPDIICIWDQVPYVMLMQYSATQWSKTSVEGSLFLFDRRGSPRYGFFILNRSSSHNYMHLLTPEDNLEVLESYVIFRAKGSKDAPVMGLWASDPDHRNHLGKTLLDLHAHIKRGSTEAFYNPTDVFGGDQAQPAISSPSPAIKTTTNSVASPATGSSSGISQTTNEAGGMQSLNDLFARLSSSASVGSATTATVAAQTTLYSSQPSQGPTPSSSAFQPAQPSSQPTPTGPLRGQALLDSLFAMASPTRAPAVVQPTSTNLSASGSFTVPQSQSSSTFSNFSAPASSASANPSQSTTQSPTSSKGGDLLAQLFANLSTGPQPSTSTQSVPPVSQPYNSRHTRAPSTPPPIISTLPADPAIIHSAKVTPEPKSERRRNNTRRGYATDTSPRPHHTHSHSHRMSVFDEDATHSRSTSQAADDVLTALNGSVRNKPRAGRALVPFQSDTGPVYHPDPTRPHVSNRFPAGENGEEEKVYAMGVDEEAEDEIFYDGRGNRGKGPSPKRQRRRRNGRGGANGSEGRNGDTVNLDRQIAGDVLMQGIEWDDGVVDKQLFLQSIYALLNEQEFVDQLYNDYKIAQTRKT; this comes from the exons ATGCCTCACGAAACATCCATGTCTGCGGCCTCTCGAAAGGCTTGGAATCTTAAAGTTATTCAGCGTCATGACCCGGATATTATTTGTATATGGGATCAG GTGCCCTATGTCATGCTGATGCAGTACTCGGCCACCCAATGGTCCAAAACCTCTGTGGAGGGAAGTCTGTTCTTGTTTGACCG CCGAGGTTCACCCCGTTACGGCTTCTTTATTCTAAATAGGTCGTCCTCTCACAATTACATGCACCTATTGACGCCAGAGGACAACTTGGAAGTTTTGGAGAGTTATGTTATTTTTCGAGCAAAAGGAAGCAAAGACG CTCCCGTTATGGGCCTATGGGCCAGTGATCCCGATCATCGGAACCATCTAGGGAAAACCCTTCTTGA CCTCCATGCACATATCAAGAGGGGATCTACAGAAGCTTTCTACAATCCCACTGATGTTTTCGGCGGCGACCAAGCGCAACCTGCCATATCATCCCCCTCGCCAGCGATAAAAACTACTACTAACTCTGTCGCGTCTCCGGCAACCGGTAGTTCGTCTGGCATCAGTCAGACAACAAACGAGGCAGGAGGGATGCAATCTCTGAACGATCTATTTGCTCGCCTGAGCTCATCCGCTTCTGTGGGCTCTGCGACCACCGCCACTGTAGCTGCTCAAACAACCCTGTATTCATCGCAGCCTAGTCAAGGACCCACACCCTCTAGTAGTGCGTTTCAACCCGCCCAGCCATCCTCTCAGCCTACGCCCACCGGTCCTCTTCGGGGGCAGGCATTACTGGATAGTCTATTCGCTATGGCATCTCCCACCCGCGCTCCTGCAGTAGTTCAACCCACTTCGACCAATCTCTCTGCCTCCGGCTCGTTCACAGTGCCTCAGTCCCAGTCGTCCAGCACATTTAGCAATTTTAGCGCTCCGGCTTCCTCGGCTTCGGCCAATCCGTCTCAGTCGACTACTCAATCTCCTACTTCGAGTAAGGGGGGCGACCTTCTAGCGCAACTATTTGCTAATCTAAGTACTGGGCCACAGCCATCCACCAGTACACAATCAGTTCCTCCAGTCTCGCAGCCGTACAATTCCAGGCACACCCGAGCACCCTCGACGCCGCCCCCAATTATATCTACACTCCCTGCCGATCCCGCTATAATTCATAGTGCCAAAGTAACTCCTGAGCCCAAGAGCGAGCGGAGACGCAATAACACTCGCCGGGGTTACGCTACCGACACGTCCCCAAGACCACACCACACCCACTCGCATTCACACCGCATGTCAGTGTTCGACGAAGATGCTACTCATTCACGCAGCACCTCACAGGCTGCCGATGATGTACTAACCGCACTCAACGGTAGCGTACGCAACAAACCTCGGGCGGGGCGGGCACTAGTGCCGTTTCAAAGCGACACTGGCCCGGTTTATCATCCAGATCCTACCCGGCCCCATGTCAGTAACCGATTCCCTGCTGGTGAGaatggagaggaagaaaaggTCTATGCTATGGGGGTAGATGAGGAGGCCGAAGACGAGATTTTCTACGACGGTCGAGGGAATCGAGGAAAAGGTCCGAGTCCAAAACGCCAACGGCGGCGTAGAAACGGGCGAGGTGGCGCGAACGGGTCAGAGGGACGCAATGGCGACACAGTGAACCTCGATAGGCAAATTGCTGGTGACGTGTTGATGCAAGGAATTGAGTGGGATGACGGTGTTGTGGATAAGCAGTTGTTCCTTCAATCGATCTATGCCTTGCTG AACGAACAAGAATTCGTCGATCAACTTTACAACGACTATAAAATTGCTCAAACGCGCAAGACTTGA